CGCTGCACCGCGTACGGGGCGAGCTGCTGCTGGCGACAGGCGCCGCTCCGGAGCAGGCGCTCGCCAGCTTCCACCAGTCCATCGCCGTCGCCCGGCGGCAGGGAGCCCGCGCCCTGGAGCTCCAGACGACGCTCAGCCTCTGCCGGCTGCTGCTGCGCCTGGGCGAGCGGGAGAAGGCACGCACCACGTTGGAGGCGCTCCTGAGCGGCTTCACCGAGGGCTGGGAGACCCCCGACCAGCGAGAGGCCCGGGAGTTGTCCGCCCGGCTGGGGTGAACCCAGGCACGAGTGGGCACGCCCTGGAGGCACACACACATTGCGGGCATGGCCCGACCCCGGTGGGAAGCGCAAGGAGAGACCCCCTTCATCCGCCCCCTCACACGCCGTCTGGAGCCGGCCCTTCGCCGGCCCACGGCCGCCTGGCCCCGCGCCCGGCTCGTCCTGCGCGTCCTATCCGGGTTGCTCCTCGCCTACGTCCTGCTGAAGGCACTCAGCGCCGCGGGCGGATGGCTGCTCTGGGAGGTGCTCGACATCACCCCCACGCCGCTCCCCGCGGAGCGCAACGCCGTCTTCCTGACGAGCTTCCTCCTCGTCTTCGCCCCGGTGCTGTACCTGTCCACCTGCGCGCTGGCGCGGCGCTTCCTCCGCCCCCGCGTGGACACGCTCGTCCTCTACATGGGCACCACCTGCCTGTGCGCGACGCTGGGCGAGGTGGGCACGGACACGCTGTGCGTGGCGCTGCTGAAGCGGCCCCTCTGGCTCTACCACGTCTGGCCGGTGAACCACGGCTACACCTCGGCCGCCGGGCTCGTCACCTGGCCCCTCTATGGGGGCTTCCTCTACTTCCTGCACCAGGCCCTGCGCGCCAACCCCCGCCTGCGCCCCTTCAACGGGGATGGCGCCAAGGTGCTGCTGCTCGCCGTGGACGCCATGCTGCTGGAGATCTGCCTCAACGTCTTCTCGCTCGGCCTCTTCCAGTCCTTCTTCTTCTTCTATTTCCGGGGAGACCTGCAGCACTTCTCCACGGGGGAGATCTTCGTGCCGTACGTGGTGCTCGGCTACGCGGGCCTGAAGCTGCTGGCCTTCCTGGAGCGCAGGCGGCATCGCCTGGCCATGGGGCTGGCGCTTCAGGCCCTGGGCATCCTATGCGTGCTCGCTATGCCGTAGCCTGCTCGTCCGGGCGCTCCGGAGCCTTCTCCCAGCCGTGGAGGCCCCACGTCTGCCGCAGCTGATCCGGGAGGCGGAAGGGCACGCGGTTCTTCCCGCGGCCCGCCCAGACGATGCCTTCCATCAGCTTGCGCCCGAGCAGCCCGCACAGCGACTCGGAGAACAGGCTCTGCTCATCCATCTGGTCGGTCGCCCAACCCAGGCCGATCAACGGACCCATGACCAGGATGCTCTTCAAGTCGTACGTGTCTGGCACGCCGGCGGCACGCGCCGTGGAGGGGCCCACCAGGTGGTGGATGAGCACCTCGCCCAGGTCGTCGAAGAGGTTGCCGGGCGTGACATGGTCCATCAACGACAACAGCGCCTGGGTCATCTCCTGACCTTCCTGGCTCCAGTGGAAGTGGCGCTGGGCGATCTTGTCGAAGAGGCGCTCGCCGTCCTCGTAGCGCTCGGGCAGCAGCTCGCCATCGATGCCCATGATGTGCCCCACCACCCGCCAGGCATGGTAGTAGGCATGCTTCTCGTGCGGCGAGGGCGTGTACCCCAGCTTGGGGAGCGCCCGCAGGGTGACGACCGAGAAGGCCAGCATGGTGGCCGCCATGTCCTCCTGGTTGATGGGCTGGCCCAACGCCGGGTCCCACTGTCCCTTCTGGGC
The sequence above is drawn from the Archangium gephyra genome and encodes:
- a CDS encoding oxygenase MpaB family protein — protein: MMEMVWTDEFLDRKRTECDPEADEAVRNLSQHEVTLANELMTHLILNEQPVPEALPPSLRRFLNDTRALPSWAQKSLILEGQAFFNRCAPQMLLALFCASLPSCYAASKGVKVLHTTGRMGRERGTKARNRLSTELLTSHPEGLLSRLARRFLARFKGSADSSSEPGLPTNLYRRILETAQMVVDVMAPDQGPGKPAGLEPGGRGIRSAQKVRLMHAVVRNLIAQKGQWDPALGQPINQEDMAATMLAFSVVTLRALPKLGYTPSPHEKHAYYHAWRVVGHIMGIDGELLPERYEDGERLFDKIAQRHFHWSQEGQEMTQALLSLMDHVTPGNLFDDLGEVLIHHLVGPSTARAAGVPDTYDLKSILVMGPLIGLGWATDQMDEQSLFSESLCGLLGRKLMEGIVWAGRGKNRVPFRLPDQLRQTWGLHGWEKAPERPDEQATA